One part of the Pirellulales bacterium genome encodes these proteins:
- a CDS encoding aldehyde dehydrogenase family protein: protein MQATEAVIRSVVQEVLARIGTVPPAASGRGFTGRHGVFTSVDEAVAAATEAFEQLSERTIEDRKRIIDHIRRISIAQSVELGTMEMEETRIGRLVHKVEKLKTLGERTPGVEFMRSEVFSGDHGLAVIEHAPFGVIGAITPVTHSLPTITGNAVSMIAGGNTLVVNPHPSGKRVAAEGVRRFNEAILRDIGIDNLICVLAEPTLETADQIFRHRGIKLICVTGGPAVARAAMNSGKRAIVAGPGNPPVVVDETADLDRAARAIIQGGSYDNNLLCIAEKEVFVVAKVFDQMLAAMDRAGAARLSAREVDSLTRVAITTVGEGEHKHDVPSKDFLGQDAAVLARGIGKQVPQSVELLFGETDESNPFVPVEQMMPFVPFVRVRDFEEAVAKAKHFEHGFRHTSIIHSHNVRHMTQMGRAMDTTLFVKNGPCMAALGLGGEGYLSFSIATPTGEGVTTPLTFTRERRCSMIDDLRILGK from the coding sequence ATGCAAGCCACTGAAGCTGTCATACGCAGCGTCGTCCAAGAAGTGTTGGCCCGTATCGGCACCGTGCCGCCCGCCGCGTCTGGGCGTGGATTCACTGGTCGCCACGGCGTGTTCACTTCCGTCGACGAGGCGGTAGCGGCCGCGACCGAAGCATTCGAGCAGCTGTCCGAGCGCACGATCGAAGATCGCAAGCGGATCATCGACCACATCCGCCGGATTTCGATCGCACAATCGGTCGAGCTCGGCACGATGGAGATGGAGGAAACCCGCATCGGGCGATTGGTCCACAAAGTCGAGAAGCTGAAGACCCTCGGCGAGCGGACGCCGGGCGTCGAGTTCATGCGCAGCGAAGTTTTCAGCGGCGACCACGGTCTGGCCGTGATCGAGCACGCGCCGTTCGGCGTCATTGGCGCCATCACGCCGGTCACGCATTCGCTCCCCACGATCACGGGCAATGCGGTCAGCATGATTGCCGGCGGCAACACGTTGGTCGTTAATCCCCATCCCAGCGGCAAGCGCGTGGCGGCCGAAGGTGTGCGCCGCTTCAACGAAGCAATCCTGCGCGATATCGGCATCGACAACTTGATCTGCGTATTGGCCGAGCCGACGTTGGAAACCGCCGACCAAATCTTCCGCCATCGTGGCATCAAGCTGATCTGTGTCACGGGCGGGCCGGCCGTGGCTCGCGCCGCCATGAACAGCGGCAAGCGTGCCATCGTGGCAGGACCTGGCAATCCGCCGGTCGTAGTCGACGAGACGGCCGATTTGGATCGCGCCGCACGGGCCATCATTCAAGGTGGTTCCTACGACAACAACCTACTGTGCATCGCTGAGAAAGAAGTGTTCGTCGTGGCCAAGGTCTTCGATCAAATGCTGGCGGCGATGGATCGGGCCGGCGCCGCAAGGCTTTCGGCCCGCGAAGTAGACTCCCTGACCCGCGTGGCGATCACTACCGTCGGCGAAGGGGAACACAAGCACGACGTGCCGAGCAAAGATTTTCTTGGTCAGGACGCGGCCGTGCTGGCTCGCGGTATTGGCAAGCAGGTTCCGCAGAGTGTCGAGCTACTCTTCGGCGAGACGGACGAGAGCAACCCCTTTGTCCCCGTCGAACAGATGATGCCGTTCGTCCCCTTCGTGCGTGTGCGCGATTTCGAAGAGGCAGTGGCCAAGGCCAAGCACTTCGAACATGGCTTCCGGCACACCAGCATCATTCACTCACACAACGTGCGCCACATGACGCAGATGGGCCGAGCGATGGATACCACGCTGTTCGTGAAGAACGGCCCTTGCATGGCGGCATTGGGACTCGGCGGCGAAGGATACCTGTCGTTCTCGATCGCTACGCCAACGGGCGAAGGCGTGACAACGCCGCTGACCTTCACCCGCGAGCGCCGCTGCTCGATGATCGACGACCTGAGAATCCTTGGGAAGTAA
- a CDS encoding BMC domain-containing protein translates to MAKGMEALGMIETKGFVALVEASDAMMKAANVEFLGWDKVGSGLVTAFVTGDVAAVKAATDAGAAAAGRIGEVVSVQVIPRPHDDLKTVLPGAAASGGD, encoded by the coding sequence ATGGCGAAAGGTATGGAAGCGCTGGGCATGATCGAGACCAAGGGCTTTGTAGCCCTGGTCGAGGCCAGCGACGCAATGATGAAGGCCGCGAACGTCGAGTTCCTCGGCTGGGACAAAGTGGGAAGCGGCCTGGTGACGGCGTTCGTCACAGGCGACGTGGCGGCCGTGAAGGCAGCTACCGATGCAGGTGCCGCAGCGGCCGGCCGGATCGGTGAAGTCGTGAGCGTGCAGGTCATTCCTCGCCCGCACGACGATCTGAAGACCGTTCTACCCGGCGCCGCAGCCTCGGGCGGCGACTGA
- a CDS encoding class II aldolase/adducin family protein, whose amino-acid sequence MNVHKLKQEMCEIGQRIYNRGFAAANDGNITYRISENEVLCTPTMICKGFMKPDDICSVDMQGNQLSGRRKRTSEVLLHLAIMKERPDVKSCVHCHPPHATAFAVAREPIPQCILPEVEVFLGDVPITAYETPGGQKFADTVLPFVKRSNVIILANHGTVSFGESLERAYWWTEILDAYCRILLLSKQLGRVTYFTEGQTRELLDLKKKWGFGDARFDKDMENCDICANDVFRASWQSSGVERRAFDAPPAAKNGTAAKTPAAAPAPTGAVDQDALVQAITDRVLAALAK is encoded by the coding sequence ATGAACGTTCACAAGCTCAAGCAAGAGATGTGCGAGATCGGTCAGCGGATCTACAACCGTGGGTTTGCCGCTGCCAACGACGGCAATATCACGTATCGAATTAGCGAAAACGAGGTCCTCTGCACGCCGACGATGATCTGCAAGGGCTTTATGAAGCCCGACGATATCTGCAGTGTCGACATGCAGGGCAATCAGCTTTCGGGTCGTCGCAAGCGCACCAGCGAAGTGTTGCTGCACCTGGCGATCATGAAAGAGCGGCCCGACGTGAAAAGCTGTGTCCACTGCCATCCGCCACACGCCACGGCCTTTGCCGTAGCGCGCGAGCCGATTCCGCAATGCATCCTGCCCGAGGTCGAAGTGTTTCTTGGCGACGTTCCCATCACGGCCTACGAAACGCCGGGTGGTCAGAAGTTCGCGGACACGGTGCTCCCATTCGTCAAGCGATCGAACGTGATCATCTTGGCAAATCATGGCACGGTCAGCTTCGGCGAATCGCTAGAGCGTGCCTACTGGTGGACCGAAATCCTCGATGCCTATTGCCGCATACTGCTGCTGTCAAAACAACTGGGACGCGTCACGTATTTTACCGAGGGACAGACGCGCGAACTGTTGGACCTGAAGAAAAAATGGGGCTTCGGCGATGCCCGGTTCGACAAAGACATGGAGAACTGCGACATCTGCGCCAACGACGTCTTCCGCGCCAGCTGGCAGTCCAGCGGCGTCGAGCGTCGGGCGTTTGACGCCCCGCCGGCGGCCAAAAACGGCACGGCCGCCAAGACCCCGGCCGCGGCACCGGCACCCACCGGCGCCGTCGATCAGGACGCCTTGGTGCAAGCCATTACCGACCGCGTTTTGGCGGCACTTGCGAAATAG
- a CDS encoding lactate/malate dehydrogenase family protein, which yields MKVTIIGGAGLVGSCTAFALQTGRIVREIALVDANAEGAAGQALDLAHGSPLVADQLIHAGGYEQIPDSDLICITAGLRRKPDESRLDLINRNVDLFLGILDEIRRVGYKREAIVLVVSNPVDVLTYLAADRLELPLSQVIGLGTQLDTIRFRTLIAGALHAAPTQVAAVILGEHGDSMVPIWSSATAAGMPLDKHPGWTPHLANELFTRTRGSGAEVIKRKGGAGFAVGIAIQEVIESIALDRRRMLPVSSVQQGCYGIRDVALSVPTIVGRAGVVDRVEIELWPKEIQGLRKSGQVLRETVDAVLSRVGAAR from the coding sequence ATGAAAGTCACTATCATCGGTGGTGCCGGACTCGTGGGTTCGTGTACTGCATTCGCCTTGCAAACCGGACGTATCGTGCGCGAGATTGCCCTGGTGGACGCCAACGCCGAAGGAGCGGCCGGGCAGGCGCTCGACTTGGCGCACGGCAGCCCGTTGGTAGCCGATCAGCTGATTCACGCCGGCGGCTATGAGCAGATTCCCGACAGCGACCTGATTTGCATTACGGCCGGTCTGCGCCGCAAGCCCGACGAAAGCCGGCTCGACTTGATCAATCGCAACGTCGATTTGTTCTTGGGTATCCTCGACGAGATTCGCCGAGTCGGCTACAAGCGCGAGGCGATCGTGTTGGTGGTCTCGAACCCGGTCGACGTGCTGACGTATTTGGCCGCCGACCGATTGGAATTGCCGCTCAGCCAGGTCATTGGCCTGGGAACCCAGCTAGATACCATTCGCTTCCGCACGCTGATCGCCGGCGCGCTGCACGCGGCGCCGACGCAAGTCGCGGCTGTGATTCTGGGCGAGCATGGCGACAGCATGGTGCCGATCTGGTCGAGCGCCACCGCGGCCGGCATGCCTTTGGACAAGCACCCGGGTTGGACGCCCCACCTAGCCAACGAGTTGTTCACGCGCACCCGTGGCTCGGGCGCCGAAGTGATCAAGCGTAAAGGAGGTGCCGGGTTCGCCGTTGGCATCGCCATTCAGGAAGTTATCGAATCGATCGCCTTGGATCGACGCCGCATGCTCCCGGTGTCGAGCGTGCAGCAGGGATGCTACGGCATTCGCGACGTGGCTTTGTCGGTGCCCACGATCGTGGGGCGGGCGGGGGTTGTCGATCGCGTGGAAATCGAACTTTGGCCCAAGGAAATCCAGGGGCTACGCAAAAGCGGACAAGTGCTTCGCGAGACTGTCGACGCGGTGCTGAGCCGGGTCGGAGCTGCTCGTTGA
- a CDS encoding acetate/propionate family kinase, whose amino-acid sequence MKILVANLGSTSFKYRLYDMTDERQLARGGTERIGSAESRSYVDIGGTRREVVSHVPDHAVAVRRCLDQLTDSEFGCLADAAEVAAIGFKAVHGGRFSGVQRVTPEVLAAMDEMSAVAPAHNPPYIAAMRLLREKLPEIPLVAAFETGFHRTIPDRHRYYALPREWAEKYQVQRWGFHGASHRYIAERTAQLLGRNDLRIISCHLGGSSSLCAIRAGQSVATSMGMSPQTGIPQNNRVGDFDPFALGLLVERSGLPLAEVLETLAAKSGLAGLSDTSGDVRDLEAAIAAGSAPAQLALDVYVGSVRHYLGAYLVELGGADVIVFTGGIGENGATVRSTVCQGLAELGIELDPQANATAHGEAAIHATASRVQLWVVPTNEEIIVARQAQELLQG is encoded by the coding sequence ATGAAGATCCTGGTGGCCAATTTGGGCTCGACGAGCTTCAAGTACCGGCTGTACGACATGACCGACGAGCGCCAGCTTGCGCGCGGCGGTACCGAGCGCATCGGTTCGGCCGAAAGTCGGTCGTACGTCGACATAGGCGGCACGCGGCGCGAGGTCGTATCGCATGTGCCCGACCATGCCGTGGCCGTGCGCCGCTGCCTCGATCAACTCACCGACAGCGAGTTCGGCTGTCTGGCCGACGCCGCCGAAGTGGCAGCCATCGGTTTCAAGGCCGTACACGGCGGGCGCTTCAGCGGCGTGCAGCGTGTCACCCCCGAGGTGTTGGCGGCCATGGACGAAATGAGCGCCGTCGCGCCGGCGCACAATCCGCCTTATATCGCGGCCATGCGACTGTTGCGGGAAAAGCTGCCAGAGATTCCGCTGGTGGCGGCGTTCGAGACGGGCTTCCACCGAACCATACCTGATCGCCATCGGTACTATGCCCTACCGCGCGAATGGGCCGAGAAGTACCAGGTGCAACGGTGGGGATTTCACGGGGCTAGCCATCGTTACATCGCCGAACGCACCGCGCAGTTATTAGGCCGCAACGACTTGCGGATCATTTCTTGCCACCTGGGGGGATCGAGCTCCTTATGCGCGATCCGTGCGGGGCAGAGCGTGGCCACCAGCATGGGAATGAGTCCGCAAACAGGCATTCCGCAAAACAATCGCGTCGGAGACTTCGATCCGTTCGCGCTGGGATTGCTGGTCGAAAGGTCGGGGCTGCCGTTGGCCGAAGTTCTCGAAACGCTGGCTGCCAAGAGCGGCCTGGCCGGGCTCAGCGATACCAGCGGTGACGTGCGCGACCTCGAAGCGGCGATCGCGGCCGGTAGCGCTCCGGCACAACTGGCATTGGATGTCTACGTCGGCTCGGTGCGGCATTATCTGGGTGCCTACCTCGTCGAGTTGGGGGGCGCGGATGTGATCGTGTTCACCGGTGGCATCGGCGAGAACGGCGCCACCGTGCGAAGCACGGTTTGCCAAGGATTGGCCGAACTCGGCATCGAGTTGGATCCCCAGGCCAACGCCACGGCGCATGGCGAGGCCGCCATTCACGCGACCGCCAGTCGTGTGCAGCTGTGGGTCGTGCCTACGAACGAAGAAATCATCGTCGCCCGCCAAGCGCAAGAACTTCTACAAGGTTGA
- a CDS encoding response regulator transcription factor, which translates to MTVRLLIADDHEVVRQGLASLLAGTDVEIVAEASSPADAVAQALRHKPDVALLDIRMMDGGDDGLTALEKIHKDQPETRVVMLSAFDNPTYIARAHALGASDYLLKGCTREQLLETIHAVTAQDGGPSHGELSKVADTMATRQKTEDDEASLTQRETQVLRHLALGLSNKEIAKSLAISVETVKEHVQHVLRKIGVNDRTQAAVYAVRKGIV; encoded by the coding sequence ATGACCGTACGCCTGCTGATCGCAGACGACCACGAAGTAGTCCGCCAGGGACTCGCCAGCCTGTTGGCCGGTACGGATGTGGAAATCGTGGCCGAGGCCAGCAGTCCGGCCGACGCCGTAGCGCAGGCCCTTCGGCACAAGCCCGACGTGGCGCTGTTGGATATCCGCATGATGGACGGCGGTGACGACGGCCTGACAGCCCTGGAAAAGATCCATAAGGACCAGCCAGAGACCCGCGTTGTCATGCTCTCGGCGTTCGACAACCCGACCTACATCGCGCGGGCGCACGCCCTGGGCGCGAGCGACTACCTCTTGAAGGGATGCACGCGCGAGCAGCTGCTGGAAACGATTCATGCGGTTACAGCGCAGGACGGAGGGCCATCTCATGGCGAGCTCAGCAAGGTCGCCGATACGATGGCCACCCGGCAAAAGACCGAAGACGACGAGGCCTCGTTGACCCAGCGCGAGACGCAGGTCCTACGGCATCTGGCGTTAGGACTATCAAACAAGGAGATCGCGAAATCTCTCGCGATCAGCGTGGAGACTGTAAAGGAGCACGTCCAACACGTGCTGCGCAAGATCGGCGTCAATGATCGCACGCAAGCGGCCGTCTACGCGGTGCGAAAAGGCATCGTGTGA
- a CDS encoding EutN/CcmL family microcompartment protein, whose amino-acid sequence MQLGLVVGNATATRKHASMVGVKLLVVQALLADGRSPDGEPVLVADKLGAGRGETVIMSSDGKFTREMLGSDTTPVRWCVIGIQN is encoded by the coding sequence GTGCAACTGGGACTCGTAGTTGGCAATGCGACCGCCACGCGTAAGCACGCCTCGATGGTGGGTGTGAAGCTGTTGGTGGTGCAGGCCCTGTTGGCCGACGGCCGCTCGCCCGATGGCGAACCGGTGTTGGTGGCCGACAAGCTGGGAGCCGGCCGCGGCGAGACCGTGATCATGTCGAGCGACGGAAAGTTTACGCGCGAAATGCTGGGGAGCGATACGACGCCGGTCCGCTGGTGCGTGATCGGAATTCAGAACTGA
- the bshB1 gene encoding bacillithiol biosynthesis deacetylase BshB1, whose protein sequence is MLDFLVVAPHPDDAELGMAGAIIRAKAEGMRVGILDLTSGEPTPHGTPEIRARETAAATEILGVDWRENLGLPNRKLEHTLEARALLAGVFRRVRPRLIFAPYWVDSHPDHVAATEMIEAARFWSKLTKSDLPGEPFFPSRILYYFCVHLRLVTPPAFVLDISAQWQRKRASIECYHSQFIAGRENQSPSFVDRLRDQAAFWGWSIGVDYAEPFASREPVGITSLRDLV, encoded by the coding sequence TTGCTAGACTTTTTGGTCGTCGCGCCGCATCCCGATGACGCCGAACTGGGCATGGCTGGCGCGATCATACGGGCCAAGGCCGAGGGAATGCGGGTCGGCATTCTCGATCTCACCAGCGGAGAGCCGACGCCGCACGGCACCCCTGAAATTCGCGCCCGCGAGACGGCCGCTGCCACCGAGATACTGGGTGTCGACTGGCGCGAGAATCTCGGCCTGCCCAACCGCAAGCTGGAACACACGCTCGAGGCGCGGGCCCTGCTGGCCGGCGTGTTTCGTCGTGTGCGGCCGCGGTTGATCTTTGCCCCGTATTGGGTCGACTCGCATCCGGATCATGTCGCGGCGACCGAGATGATCGAGGCGGCACGCTTCTGGTCGAAGCTCACCAAGTCGGACCTGCCGGGCGAGCCATTCTTTCCATCGCGCATTTTGTACTACTTTTGCGTCCATCTGCGACTGGTCACACCGCCGGCGTTCGTGCTTGACATCAGTGCTCAGTGGCAGCGAAAGCGGGCTTCGATCGAGTGCTATCACAGCCAGTTCATTGCCGGGCGCGAAAACCAGTCGCCGTCGTTCGTAGACCGCTTGCGCGATCAGGCCGCCTTTTGGGGCTGGTCGATCGGCGTGGACTACGCCGAGCCCTTTGCCAGTCGCGAGCCGGTCGGCATCACGAGCCTGCGCGATCTGGTGTAA
- the xerC gene encoding tyrosine recombinase XerC yields the protein MATVSENTLSAAAERFLQYLRVERNSSPLTIKSYREDLEALSEFLAERHRGRCPAPGDLTTLDLRGYASAMHAADYAKTTIARRLASLRSFFRFGQREGWTKTNPAKPLRNPRRGRSLPHFLSTGELDRLLVAPPTGDPLGLRDRAILETLYSAGLRVSELVGLNDADVDLAEGVLRVRGKGRKERLAPLGSFAQDALRKWLKVRRVAGRVAETSLAPIFVNRFGRRLTTRSVGRLLEKYLKVTGLDGRTTPHTLRHSFATHLVDRGADIRSVQELLGHKSLVTTQIYTHVSTAALRAAYEKAHPRAK from the coding sequence GTGGCAACCGTATCCGAAAATACGCTTTCGGCTGCTGCCGAACGTTTTTTGCAGTATTTGCGCGTCGAGCGCAATTCCTCGCCGCTGACGATCAAGAGCTATCGTGAGGATCTCGAGGCACTGAGCGAGTTCCTAGCCGAGCGCCATCGTGGTCGCTGCCCGGCGCCAGGGGACCTGACAACGCTCGACCTGCGCGGTTACGCCTCGGCGATGCACGCGGCCGACTACGCCAAGACGACCATTGCCCGACGGCTGGCGTCGCTGCGTAGTTTTTTTCGTTTTGGCCAGCGCGAGGGCTGGACCAAGACCAATCCGGCCAAGCCGCTGCGTAATCCCCGCCGCGGGAGGTCGCTGCCACACTTTTTGTCGACCGGAGAGCTCGATCGGTTGCTCGTGGCTCCGCCCACGGGCGATCCTCTGGGTCTGCGCGATCGCGCCATTCTCGAGACGCTCTACTCGGCCGGCTTGCGCGTCAGTGAATTAGTCGGGTTGAATGACGCCGACGTTGATCTGGCCGAGGGCGTATTGCGGGTGCGCGGCAAGGGGCGCAAGGAGCGGCTCGCTCCGCTGGGCTCCTTCGCCCAAGACGCGCTTCGCAAATGGCTGAAGGTCCGCCGCGTGGCAGGTCGCGTGGCCGAGACAAGCCTGGCCCCCATTTTCGTCAATCGCTTCGGCCGCCGACTCACCACGCGCAGCGTGGGCCGCCTGCTCGAAAAGTATTTGAAAGTGACCGGATTAGACGGTCGCACGACGCCCCATACACTGCGCCACAGTTTCGCCACGCACCTAGTCGATCGGGGCGCCGACATTCGCAGCGTGCAGGAACTGTTAGGGCACAAGAGCCTGGTGACGACGCAGATCTACACGCATGTCAGCACTGCCGCCCTGAGAGCCGCTTACGAAAAGGCCCATCCCCGGGCTAAGTGA
- a CDS encoding sigma-54 dependent transcriptional regulator, with protein sequence MKRGSLLLVDDDRPLLQSMAAWLRELGFIIDAVTGCGDAIAALGKKNYDLALVDLRLGDGDGFDVLAWCRENRPGTAVILMTGYGTVETAIEAIRAGAFDLVTKPLVDDELEMSIDRALNHRRVVEENKNLKTQLDIRFGLESIVGQDYRMRRVFEMVGSVAETRASVLITGESGTGKSMIARAMHRRSGRRDKPFVEVACGALPENLLESELFGHVAGAFTGAMGDKTGKFMLADGGTIFLDEIGTASPAMQVKLLRVLQDFEFEPVGGTKTFKVDARVILATNENLEDMVRAGRFRQDLYYRVNVINIELPPLRDRVADIPLLASHFLKDTCEECGKQVQGFSDEAMMAMERYRWPGNVRELANVIERAVLLGKGGPIDVADLPATMTAGGQRILEPVTGRTLKQALEEPERRIILEVLESNQWNRHLTADALGINRTTLYKKMKRLGLEDRPFASL encoded by the coding sequence ATGAAGCGTGGGTCTTTGTTACTCGTGGACGATGACCGTCCACTCTTACAGTCCATGGCAGCCTGGCTGCGCGAGCTGGGCTTTATCATCGACGCCGTCACCGGCTGCGGCGACGCGATCGCGGCACTGGGGAAAAAGAATTACGACCTGGCCCTGGTCGACCTACGGCTGGGCGACGGCGACGGCTTCGACGTGTTGGCCTGGTGTCGCGAGAATCGGCCTGGCACGGCCGTGATCCTCATGACCGGCTATGGCACGGTGGAAACCGCCATCGAAGCGATCCGGGCGGGTGCCTTTGACCTGGTCACCAAACCCTTGGTCGACGACGAACTAGAAATGTCGATCGATCGGGCACTCAATCACCGCCGCGTGGTCGAAGAGAACAAGAACCTCAAAACCCAGCTCGATATCCGCTTTGGTCTAGAGAGCATCGTCGGCCAGGACTATCGCATGCGGCGCGTGTTCGAGATGGTTGGCAGCGTGGCCGAAACTCGCGCCAGCGTGCTGATCACTGGCGAAAGCGGCACCGGTAAATCGATGATTGCCCGCGCCATGCACAGGCGCAGTGGCCGTCGTGACAAGCCCTTCGTCGAAGTGGCTTGCGGAGCCTTGCCCGAGAATCTGCTGGAGAGCGAACTGTTCGGTCACGTGGCCGGCGCGTTCACCGGCGCGATGGGGGACAAGACCGGCAAGTTCATGCTGGCCGACGGTGGCACGATCTTTCTCGACGAGATCGGCACCGCCAGTCCCGCCATGCAGGTCAAGCTGCTGCGCGTGCTGCAGGACTTCGAGTTCGAGCCGGTCGGAGGCACCAAGACCTTTAAGGTTGACGCCCGCGTCATCCTGGCCACGAACGAGAACCTGGAAGACATGGTCCGTGCGGGGCGTTTCCGCCAGGACCTGTACTATCGCGTCAACGTGATCAATATCGAGCTGCCGCCGCTGCGCGATCGCGTGGCCGACATCCCGCTTTTGGCGTCTCACTTCCTCAAGGACACGTGCGAGGAATGCGGCAAGCAGGTTCAGGGCTTTAGCGACGAAGCGATGATGGCGATGGAGCGATACCGCTGGCCCGGCAACGTCCGCGAGTTGGCCAACGTCATCGAGCGAGCCGTACTGCTTGGTAAGGGGGGTCCTATCGACGTCGCTGATCTGCCTGCGACGATGACCGCAGGTGGTCAACGCATCCTCGAACCGGTGACCGGACGCACGCTGAAGCAGGCGCTCGAAGAGCCGGAGCGCCGTATTATTCTGGAAGTGCTGGAGAGCAACCAATGGAATCGGCACCTCACAGCCGATGCCCTGGGCATCAACCGCACGACGCTGTACAAGAAAATGAAGCGTCTGGGGCTGGAAGATCGGCCCTTTGCGTCGTTGTAA
- a CDS encoding EutN/CcmL family microcompartment protein, which produces MFVAKVTGSVVATQKVSSMTGHKLLVVEPYRVDPADRSRLVSTGRTFISVDTVGAGEGEFVLIVQGSSARLTPETKNLPVDAVIIGIVDNVRVDNANVYDRESQHS; this is translated from the coding sequence ATGTTCGTCGCCAAAGTCACCGGCAGCGTTGTTGCCACCCAGAAGGTCAGCTCGATGACCGGCCACAAGCTGTTGGTCGTCGAGCCGTATCGCGTCGATCCGGCCGACCGCAGCCGGCTGGTTTCGACCGGCCGGACATTTATCTCGGTCGATACCGTCGGGGCAGGCGAAGGAGAATTCGTGCTGATCGTGCAGGGCTCGAGCGCCCGGCTGACGCCCGAGACCAAGAACTTGCCAGTCGATGCCGTGATCATTGGCATCGTCGACAACGTGCGCGTCGATAACGCGAACGTTTATGACCGCGAGAGTCAGCATAGTTAA
- a CDS encoding EutN/CcmL family microcompartment protein, with translation MRMGEVIGTVTLCRSHPSLSGASFRLAIPLTLAELERGEHAAGEPIVVYDELGAGNGSHIAISEGGEAAQPFRPNDKPVDAYNAAILDSIDVGRK, from the coding sequence ATGCGAATGGGCGAGGTGATTGGCACCGTGACGCTCTGCCGGTCGCACCCGAGTCTCTCGGGCGCGTCATTTCGGCTGGCGATCCCACTGACGCTGGCGGAGCTCGAGCGTGGCGAACACGCTGCCGGCGAACCGATCGTCGTCTACGACGAACTAGGCGCCGGCAACGGCAGCCACATCGCCATCAGCGAAGGGGGCGAAGCCGCACAACCGTTTCGGCCCAACGACAAACCGGTAGACGCCTACAACGCCGCCATCTTGGATTCGATTGATGTTGGAAGGAAATAG
- a CDS encoding BMC domain-containing protein, with protein sequence MQDAIGLLETKGLVALVEATDAMAKAANVRIIKRVSIGGGLVTAVVQGDVGSVRAAVEAGAAAATKVGELSASHIIPRPSEGLVKAYLS encoded by the coding sequence ATGCAAGACGCGATTGGATTGTTGGAGACCAAGGGGCTCGTGGCGCTTGTCGAAGCGACCGACGCCATGGCCAAAGCCGCCAACGTGCGGATCATCAAGCGGGTTTCGATCGGCGGCGGCCTGGTCACCGCGGTCGTACAAGGTGATGTTGGCAGCGTGCGTGCCGCCGTCGAAGCCGGCGCCGCGGCAGCCACCAAGGTGGGCGAACTGTCGGCCAGCCACATCATTCCTCGCCCCAGCGAAGGCCTGGTCAAGGCGTACTTGTCGTAA